One part of the Arabidopsis thaliana chromosome 1 sequence genome encodes these proteins:
- a CDS encoding DUF1677 family protein (DUF1677) (Protein of unknown function (DUF1677); CONTAINS InterPro DOMAIN/s: Protein of unknown function DUF1677, plant (InterPro:IPR012876); BEST Arabidopsis thaliana protein match is: Protein of unknown function (DUF1677) (TAIR:AT2G09970.1); Has 35333 Blast hits to 34131 proteins in 2444 species: Archae - 798; Bacteria - 22429; Metazoa - 974; Fungi - 991; Plants - 531; Viruses - 0; Other Eukaryotes - 9610 (source: NCBI BLink).) has translation MSASVLSDPTMLISTPEVILVSPVSVTQISGDEPDSVTCDCCGLTEECTQSYIEMVRERYMGKWICGLCSEAVKYEVMRTKRLLTTEEAMARHMNMCNKFKSSSPPPNPTGHLISAMRQILRKSLDSPRMLRSMPNSPSKDDQDHHHDCVSNVLSRSDSCFASLT, from the coding sequence atGTCTGCGAGTGTTCTAAGTGATCCAACAATGCTAATTTCAACACCGGAGGTAATACTCGTCTCTCCGGTATCGGTTACTCAAATCTCCGGAGATGAGCCAGATTCGGTGACGTGTGATTGTTGCGGATTAACCGAGGAGTGTACCCAATCGTACATAGAGATGGTCAGAGAGCGTTACATGGGGAAATGGATCTGTGGACTTTGTTCTGAAGCTGTGAAGTATGAAGTCATGAGAACGAAAAGATTGTTAACGACAGAGGAAGCTATGGCCAGACACATGAACATGTGTAATAAGTTCAAATCCTCAAGCCCACCACCGAATCCGACAGGACATTTGATCTCTGCCATGAGACAGATCTTGAGAAAAAGCTTAGATTCACCAAGAATGCTTAGATCTATGCCTAATAGTCCATCTAAAGACGAccaagatcatcatcatgattGTGTTTCTAATGTTTTGTCTAGGTCTGATAGCTGTTTCGCTAGTTTGACTTGA